A genomic window from Punica granatum isolate Tunisia-2019 chromosome 2, ASM765513v2, whole genome shotgun sequence includes:
- the LOC116196776 gene encoding metalloendoproteinase 1-MMP-like: MAQLNLCSLLLVASFALVLAIHLSAAHPRKLMKSTKIPSLNEVKGYLQAHGYMERPEDRPTGTSGDSLMIESSLKPAIRMYQEWNHLEVTGKLNSETIARMMTPRCGMPDIIRIPDKGVHHESKPGKFHVVAHYSFKNMNPWSQRQLTSNFMSTIPSVPIRDLRAICTRAFQHWAAVSPFRFREARQGEVANIKIGFYTRDHGDGYPIDGPGHTWAHAFAPRDGRLHCDGSENWSISTPTTYQTDLESVTLHEIGHTLGLNHSQDPDAVMYAYLNAGVTKRQLQQDDITRD; encoded by the coding sequence ATGGCTCAATTAAATCTATGTTCTCTCCTCCTAGTTGCTTCCTTTGCGTTAGTACTTGCGATTCATCTCTCCGCAGCTCATCCCCGAAAACTGATGAAATCGACCAAGATACCTTCCCTCAACGAGGTGAAGGGCTACCTCCAGGCACATGGATACATGGAAAGGCCCGAGGACCGCCCAACTGGCACCAGTGGTGACTCCCTGATGATCGAGTCATCCCTAAAGCCCGCTATCAGGATGTACCAGGAGTGGAACCACCTGGAAGTAACTGGGAAGCTGAACTCGGAGACTATAGCTAGAATGATGACTCCTCGGTGTGGTATGCCGGATATCATCCGGATACCAGATAAAGGCGTGCACCATGAGTCAAAGCCGGGAAAGTTCCACGTGGTCGCTCACTACTCCTTCAAGAATATGAATCCATGGTCACAAAGGCAGCTCACGTCCAACTTCATGTCCACCATCCCATCAGTTCCAATTAGGGACCTTCGGGCCATCTGCACCCGGGCTTTCCAGCACTGGGCAGCGGTGTCACCATTCCGGTTCCGGGAGGCCAGACAGGGCGAGGTGGCAAACATCAAGATAGGATTTTATACAAGAGACCATGGTGATGGCTATCCCATCGATGGACCGGGCCACACCTGGGCCCATGCTTTTGCCCCACGTGATGGGAGGCTCCACTGCGATGGATCTGAGAACTGGAGCATATCTACTCCAACCACATACCAAACGGACTTGGAATCCGTAACACTGCACGAGATCGGGCACACCCTGGGGCTCAACCACAGCCAGGACCCTGACGCTGTCATGTATGCTTATCTAAATGCCGGAGTCACCAAGAGGCAGCTCCAGCAAGATGATATCACTAGAGACTAG